The Musa acuminata AAA Group cultivar baxijiao chromosome BXJ3-6, Cavendish_Baxijiao_AAA, whole genome shotgun sequence region TtgatggatgacttccaagtgatcctcgaaatggagttcatgcacacaATGAAGTTGGTACCAATGTCATTCCTAAAATCTCTATATTTGATGAGAGGTGATGACCCCTACATGGTTCTAGTTTCTCGAGGAGGAACCAAGGACCCACAACAAATATCTACTTTACAATCGAAGAATTAACTTTCATGGCCGCAGTAAAACTACGACCACTTAATATGGAGCCCACTATGAACTTGATGTGGTGGTGGATGTTTTAAAGAAGTTCACTATTATTATGCCAATTGAATTACCAAAAACTCTACCACCACACCGAGGCATGAATTACTATATAAGTTAAAGTTAGAAGTGAATCCTCCAACGTGACCACAATATCACATAACCCCTTCAAAGTTGGTAGAGCTTAAAAAGTAATTATAAGAACCACTAAATGGTAATTTATCCATAGTTCTAAGGCACCATCTTAAGCTCTAGTtctcttctagaagaaacaagatgggaaccTCTAATTATGCATCGACTATCAGATCTAAATAaggtgataataaaaaataagtattttaTTCTACTCATTGTTAACTTGTTTGACCAACTGGACATGacaaagtatttctccaaactcaacCTTTGATTGGGTTACTAGCAGGTGTGCATAGCTAAATGTGACAAAGTGAAGACTCTCTATATGATCAGGTATAAAGCGTTTGAGTTATTGGTGATAACTTTTGGCTTAACCTATGCTCTAACTACATTTTACACTCTCAGAAACCAATTATTCAAGGAGTATCTAGACAAGTTTGTGATCGTCTACTTagatgatattcttatttatagtcaaacactcgaggagcatgtcaagtagCTTCGAACAATTTTTAAGATTCTCAAGGGAAACACTTTGTTTGTAAAAagagagaagtgctactttgcttaGATGAATATCTTATTCTTAGGATATTGAATCGGTGAATGTTCTATTCAAATGGATAAATCAAAAGTACAAATTGTGGCAGAGTGACAAACACCAAAGAAGGTGTTAGAGCAAATATCCTTCCTTAGTTTCGTTAATTATTATTGGCACTTCATAGTTAGGTACTAAAAGTGTGCAACTCCACTAACAAAGTTGTTAAACAAAAAACAACCTTAGTAATGATTAGATAAATATAAAGCAATATTCTAAGACTTAAAGACTACTATGTTGGAAGAATCAATACTCAAATTGTTAGACTACATAAAGTCTTTTGAAGTCTATACTAATACTTCAAACTATATTATTGGAGGAGTATCTATGTAGGAGGGTCATTTGGTGGCACACGAGAGTCATAAACTCAATGAGAATGAGCAACAATATCCAATGCACGAGAAGCAAATGACAATGGTGGTCCACTATTTATGAGTATGGCAATACTACCTTCTCGAAAAGTGATTTGTGCTAAAGATAGATAATATTGCATTAAGTTACTTCTAAACTCAAGAGAAACTATCtttaaagcaagcacgatggtaggTTGTTCCTGGCTAAATTTGATATGGTATAGAGTACAAGCCTAGAAGAGAAAATATCATGGCCGATGCATTAAGTGAGAAAGTAGAGTTAGTTAATATTGTGTAACTAGAAGGTGGAAGCCAAGTAAGTTAGTTGTcctctaactttctttttaggatcaaGGATGGATTATATAGTGATTCCCAAGTAGTAACCCTAATGCAACTGATCAAAGAATATGGTTTATGTTCCTTGAGcaaacaatttaaggcgtgaactcttgagagagtgCCATAATTCACTTTGGGTAGGACATCTAGGTATTTATTGGACATTAGCTCTCATGAAGAGGGCATTTTATTGGTCGAAGATAAGGACTGATATGAAGGAATATGTTTAAATATGTCTTATTTATCAATGGGATAAAATAGAGTGGTAGAAGCTAGTGAGACTTTTGGAGCTATTGCCCATACCAAAAAGGTTGTGTAAGAATAATTTCTTGGACTTGGATCGATATTTATGATGATTGACCAATTTTTAAAGTATATATCATTCATTGATGCACTTATATACTACTTAGCGGAGGAGGCAGTCAAGTTGATGATAAAGAATCTAGTGAAGTATTGGAGAGTCACACACAATATTATCAGTGATTGAGACGTATGATTCTTAGGATAATTCTAGATTGAGCTGTTCAAACTATTGATATCTAAGTTATACTTTTCAGTAGCCTCCACCCAAAGATGGATcaccaaactgaaagaataaatttgtTTCTTAACTAATATCTTTGGTATTATGTGAGTGTCAACCAACGAGATtgagtgaagttgttggacatagcccaattctcttATAACTACTTATAGCAGAACTTTACATCTAAGAAAAGCCCATTCGAGAATATTATGGGATAATAGTtatcaactcctcacaccttagCAATCAATTATATTGTGTAGCCCGTCAGCATATCGCTTTGTAAATGAATGACACCGAAACATAGATATTACCCGAGTTTACTTAGAGAAGGCGACCAAAAATATGAAAAAGTGGGCAAATCTAGGAAGGCAACCACATAAGTTTAAAGTTGGTGACCTAGTGCTagtgaagctccaaccagcatcattcCAATTCATTAGGTATAAAGTACACAAGAGACCGATGCACAAGTATAAAGAACATTTCTCAATTATCAACAAGGTAGGTAGTTTCTTTTATAACTTACATATGACTCAAAAGCCTATAATTCAAATATGCAAGATGCTTCCCAAAGTATTTTAACTCAGCTACTCTCTATCAGAGCCTCATATGAAAAGCGAGTTGAAGCCATTTTAGCCGATTGCAAGACAATGCGATCCAACAGAGCAGAGCAGATTGAGTAGTTGAAGCTTCCTCAAATCGAAACTAGTTGGGAGTCTAAATATGTCCTACAAAATAAAGAAGCAGCCATTAAAGATGTCAATAATTTAAGTGAGATAGAATGCCATATACGGTTATCGTGCACATGCACCTTCGTCAAATGATCATTTATCGCTTTTATTTGCTTATACATatgtttgatagaatattttaacttatttttatgtgttttaGCTTGAAAACTATGAGCAGAAACAGATTGCAAGGCTATAGAGCGATCGCTCACtaggatgaaaaaaaaaatctcaaaatgacCCAATTTTCGTATGTCATGACCTACTTTCTATAGCTATGGTGCAAAGCAAAAGTCAATCACATTAACATAtgagaaccccccgggtggcacagagtTGGATAGGGGTTTGGAGTAGTATTGGTCGTTGATTGGATTTACAAGTTTACACGTTAAGCCTACAGAAACTTGCCAACATGTCCGACACTTAATGAGCAATCGTTTATAGACTTACTGCTCATTTGCTTTCTAAGGTGAagctttctttttcctttcttttctctcttgcctACCAAGTGTTTACTGATTTGTTTGTAAAGCTATCCTCTTCACGAGACATCGGgatcttttcgttatttatttttaaactaaTCAATTTACTCTTTTACAAGTTCTTCGGTACCTCAATTTACTCTTTTACAAGTTCTTCGGGGCCTAAACGATGTTGTAACTAGATTGATCCTTTTGGATGGATAACATAAGTGTGTTATGAATTTTACAAGTTCATGACAATAAAATGACTAATATAAGTGAGAAAAGTATCATCCGTTTTTTTAAGGAGTAACTTAGGTATCATTAATTAAGGACATATGAAAAAACCAAAATGAGGATAATTTTGAGAAAAACTGAAAAAGGGAATTTTTCTAGCAAATCACGCTGCCAATGTGAAACAGACCACTAAACCCAGTCACACCGAAACTGGTCTCGGCGGTCAGGATCAGAGCGGAATCCAAGCCCGAGTCGAACTAAGTCACTTCGCGTCTATATAATACGTCACTCGCCCTCCGTCCCAACCCGACGCACCGATTCTTGGGGTTTCCGCGGCGGCGAGCCAACAggcgagagagagggagagagagggggaAGAGATGATCATCCCGGTGCGCTGCTTCACCTGCGGCAAGGTCTCCATCCTCTTTTCGACGTTATGTTATCTTCTCTTTTCTTGGGGTTTTGGGTTTACACCTTTCTCTTGTTCTTTCCATCATGCTACGGTCTCTTTGGCTAAGTTTGATCCTGTTTCGTTCTACGATTAGGTGATTGGTAACAAATGGGATACGTACCTCGATCTTCTTCAAGCGGATTATACTGAAGGGTAATCCCTCTCATCAGTTCATTGATCGTTCTCTTGATGTTAACGATGGCAGAATCTTAAAGTTGCCCGATTTATGCACCGATTACAAATATTTGTTTATGGATGTCATTGGTATGATTGTAAATGATTTCACCATATTCATGTTCTAAATAATCTAGCTACAAGAGCGGGGGAAAAAGTTACTGAGCTTTCATTTGCTAGTATCTGTTATGCTCAGGTCGACAGGATTCACCACTGTACATGAGTGCCTCACCAGAAACCTTTGAGCAGTTGGATAGTCAGgacctaaaaaaattatttatgacacGTCATTCtaaaatgttttatttttatatttttttgctaGAAAGAAGCATTGAAAAGTGAAACTTTGTTTAAGATGAAATTACCACACACAATTCCAAGACATATTCATGAAAATTAGGCAAGGAACTACTGTTAGTAATTATGAGTAATATGGACTAAATTAGTCTTTTATGAACTAATTAATGGCGACGAAAATGATGAAATAGAGTAATACAATCCATAATCAGCAAAAGAAGTATTAGCTGATGAAATATGCTGTTTTTTAGAAGGATAATTTTGCTTGAATGTGTACATAAATTTTCTTTCAaatacaataacaacaataaagcTATAAAGTTTCAACTATTTGGGCTTGgctacatgatttttttttagtaaGGTATTTTTAGGTTTCTCTTCCTCCCCTTGTACCACTAATAATAATCATTGTATCTCTTATTTACAGCATTTGTATGTCTCTTCACCATATGTTCGTCTTATCTTATAAATaattttctctcattttatcatcattcaaaactgtaTCTAATTTATCATGAATGGAAACATTccttttcctatcattccttgtaACTCCACATATCTAGTTCAATATCTTATCTCTATAAAACAATGAACTTGTATATGTTCTTTTTTAAATGCCTAACACtcacatccataaaacattaTTCATCTAATAATTGTCTTATACAAAATTTTCAATGATCACACAAATCTCATGATGCTTCTCATCGCTCATCATTTTATCCATCCGTTTATGAAGAATATCTTCGTCAATCTCTCCATCTTATTGTATAATTGAACCAAGATATCTAAAGTTTTTACTTAATAAAACTTTATGCCCTttcaacttaactatattctcaAGTCTATTATCAGTTTTTCTaattatatctcatatattcaatcttaatcctacttaatctaaaatgtTAACATTGAATTCCAAACATTAGGagatttagaaattgattttgGTTTTGTGATATTCTATTATACTTCCTTAGTAAATCATCTTTTAGAGTAGCTTTAATATTGACATAGTCCCCATACAAAAAGTAAGATTAACTCAATATGCTGGTCATAAAGCATAGTAGTTCATAGAATTTCATGCGGCTGGTGtcaaatttaataataacagAGGCCAATTGTAAATGAAGTTTacattttgcaaaaaaaaataatagaCATAGTGTGAGAGATGTCCAAAAGTTTACCCATACGAGACTATAGCAtggaaagttttattttaagagGAACACTTGCGATTTATAGTAAATCTACTAGTTATTTAGGGGTGTTTATGTAAAATTAAAGAACCTTGATGGAGGCAGCCTCTGGGTTCTGGTTATGatatgctttcatttctttcggaGATTGTTGACGTGATTTAACATTTCAACGAGTTTCTTGTGGTGGTTAGTGCTTCAAGCATTAGACAAGATTATTGTATGCCTGATGTGCCGTCTGTTATGGTTTCATTTCTCTCTGTACTCTATATCTTTGTGATCCAAGTGGAGACTGGATGTGATAGTTTGTTCCTGTGTGATGTATTTTGTTGACACATGATCCACCATATTCTGCACTACCCTGTATATGATCTCCTTATGTTCAAAAACACCTTTTATTAAATACTGTAAATTAGAATTTGCAAGCTGGTTAGGACAAACCGGCGGGCTAAAAGGTTTTGCCTTTGTAAAGTAGTGATAATGAAGTATATAGTTACTTTGGTAATCCAGGATCCCTTGGTCTTTAAGGCATGTTACTTTTACTTTGATTAAGCAAATGGTTGGTCCAGACTTCTCAGGTTTTATGTACCATATTGCCCAAAGTGGAAGGCATTGAATGAGATTTCATTGATGCAGTACAATTAGGAGTGGTGTTATTGTTTAGCGGACTTTACAATTAGAGCGACTCGTAACTTTTTTGAACGTGGGGCAATTATTAAGAACATTCACTGCATCGTGGCGTATGATGCTGTATCTTTGATTGAAATGTGTTTTATGCTTGCTTTGCAAGTTCAAGTGTGGAATGCTGTTTATGGGTTGATGTTTTATGGTGTTTTGTTGATCAGCTGATCATAAATCTCTGGTGATTGATACTCGATAAGCAAAATAACACAAATAAAAGGTACTTTTCTATGTTTTATTGGTCATCCATATCACATTATGTAAAGAAATAGTCATCCTTGTTCTGTTTTACCTTTTAGTTTTTGTATGAAGATATTCTTGTCACTCTTTTAAGTTTCTTCTATGTCTTGTAACAATCAGTGTATATAACTAAGCTATCATGCAATCTGTGATGTCAGTGATAACCATCTCACGTTGCATGCACCCAGTTGACATAACTTGTTGTTTGTTCTTTTTGGAAGCTATCGTCTAATACATGGTTTAATGTTCTCACAGAGATGCTTTGGATGCTTTGGGCTTGGTTCGCTATTGCTGTAGGAGGATGCTGATGACCCATGTTGATCTCATCGAGAAGTTACTCAATTACAACAGTAAATTCTTTCcagttcccttttttttttagaatgcTCACTTGTTTGTTGACTTGTTTATTATTGTCAAGGTTTTCTGATATCTGTTTTTGGTGCTCTGACCTCAAATATCTTCTTATAGCTCTTGAGAAGACTGAGTCCAATTAAGGAGGTGATGGAGTCTTCCCAAGATCAGTTCATACTGAAGTGGCGTTTCGTCCCGGTAGCAAAAACACATTTTATACCATACATCAGTTTGTTGGTCGGTACGAAAAAAAACCCATGTGAGGTGTCATGAAACACTACCTACTGTTGGAGATCTA contains the following coding sequences:
- the LOC135639382 gene encoding DNA-directed RNA polymerase subunit 10-like protein, which produces MIIPVRCFTCGKVIGNKWDTYLDLLQADYTEGDALDALGLVRYCCRRMLMTHVDLIEKLLNYNTLEKTESN